The Macaca fascicularis isolate 582-1 chromosome 12, T2T-MFA8v1.1 genome has a segment encoding these proteins:
- the LOC102120740 gene encoding small ribosomal subunit protein eS1-like, with protein sequence MAVGKNKRLTKGGKKGAKKKVVDPFSKKDWYDVKAPAMFNIRNIGKTLITRTQGTKIASDGLKGRVFEVSLADLQNDEVAFRKFKLITEDVQAKN encoded by the coding sequence ATGGCGGTTGGCAAGAACAAGCGCCTTACGAAAGGCGGCAAAAAGGGAGCTAAGAAGAAAGTGGTTGATccattttctaagaaagattgGTATGATGTGAAAGCACCTGCTATGTTCAATATAAGAAATATTGGAAAGACGCTCATCACCAGGACCCAAGGAACCAAAATTGCATCTGATGGTCTCAAGGGTCGTGTGTTTGAAGTGAGTCTTGCTGATTTGCAGAATGATGAAGTTGCATTTAGAAAATTCAAGCTGATTACTGAAGATGTTCAGGCCAAAAACTGA